The following coding sequences lie in one Streptomyces xiamenensis genomic window:
- a CDS encoding HypC/HybG/HupF family hydrogenase formation chaperone: protein MCLGIPGRVIELREEHGLRMATVDFGGVRRDACLAYTPAATPGDYVIVHVGFAISTVDEQEARRTLDVLRAMSGAIEGELGEPLPQPPAGQGGGRP, encoded by the coding sequence ATGTGCCTCGGCATTCCGGGACGAGTGATCGAACTGCGGGAGGAGCACGGACTGCGGATGGCCACGGTCGACTTCGGCGGTGTGCGCCGTGACGCCTGCCTGGCCTACACACCGGCCGCCACCCCCGGCGACTATGTGATCGTGCACGTCGGGTTCGCCATCAGCACCGTGGACGAACAGGAGGCCCGGCGAACCCTGGATGTCTTGCGCGCCATGAGCGGAGCCATCGAGGGCGAACTCGGGGAACCACTGCCGCAGCCGCCCGCCGGACAGGGCGGAGGACGGCCGTGA
- a CDS encoding 4Fe-4S dicluster domain-containing protein: MEELVGALIRRGRTVVGPTVRDDAIVLAELTSAAELPYGWGVELEAGRYRLRRRADRMAFAHSAGPQSWKTFLHPERARQWSADRAPDGTVTVTEEPDRPPSYAFLGVRPCDLRAISTQDRVLMGGRYADPVYRGRRTGTFLIVVECVEPGATCFCVSMGTGPGLSGDCDLVLTEVHDEHGHRFWARAGSEAGTEVLAELSGRPADGATVTAAGDAVTGAADRMGRTMPQTDLRNLLRGSMDAERWNDVAARCLTCGNCTMVCPTCYCTTTEDVTDLTGDHAERWRVWDVCYDLDFSYVHGGPVRSSGRSRYRQWLTHKLGTWHDQFGSSGCVGCGRCIVWCPVGIDITEEAHALHAEAGAEEERGGQAGER, encoded by the coding sequence ATGGAGGAACTGGTCGGTGCCCTCATCCGGCGCGGACGTACCGTCGTGGGGCCCACCGTCCGGGACGACGCCATCGTCCTGGCCGAGCTGACCTCGGCGGCGGAACTGCCCTACGGATGGGGCGTGGAACTGGAGGCCGGACGCTACCGGCTGCGCCGCAGAGCGGACCGGATGGCCTTCGCCCACAGCGCGGGCCCACAGTCCTGGAAGACGTTTCTGCACCCCGAGCGCGCACGCCAGTGGAGTGCCGACCGGGCGCCGGACGGCACCGTGACCGTCACCGAGGAGCCGGACCGGCCGCCCTCCTACGCCTTCCTCGGGGTACGACCCTGCGATCTGCGCGCCATCTCCACCCAGGACCGGGTCCTGATGGGCGGCCGGTACGCCGACCCCGTCTACCGGGGGCGCCGCACCGGGACGTTTCTGATCGTGGTGGAGTGCGTGGAACCGGGCGCCACCTGCTTCTGCGTGTCGATGGGAACGGGACCCGGCCTGTCGGGTGACTGCGACCTGGTGCTCACCGAGGTGCACGACGAGCACGGGCACCGGTTCTGGGCGCGGGCCGGCAGCGAGGCGGGGACCGAAGTGCTCGCGGAGCTCTCCGGCCGGCCCGCGGACGGGGCGACCGTGACGGCGGCGGGCGACGCGGTCACCGGGGCGGCCGACCGGATGGGCCGCACCATGCCGCAGACGGATCTGCGGAACCTGCTGCGCGGCTCCATGGACGCCGAACGCTGGAACGACGTCGCCGCGCGCTGCCTGACCTGCGGAAACTGCACCATGGTCTGCCCCACCTGCTACTGCACCACAACCGAGGACGTCACCGACCTGACAGGTGATCACGCCGAGCGGTGGCGCGTGTGGGATGTCTGCTACGACCTCGATTTCAGCTACGTGCACGGCGGCCCGGTCCGTTCGTCCGGGCGCAGTCGCTACCGGCAGTGGCTCACCCACAAACTGGGGACCTGGCACGACCAGTTCGGCAGTTCCGGATGCGTCGGCTGCGGCCGGTGCATCGTGTGGTGCCCCGTCGGCATCGACATCACCGAAGAGGCACACGCGCTGCACGCCGAGGCCGGCGCGGAAGAGGAGCGCGGTGGTCAGGCCGGTGAACGATGA
- a CDS encoding cyclic nucleotide-binding domain-containing protein, which produces MTEPTGFLAGLDAGHRTQLLSLAREVRYPSGTRIFDEGEPADAFWIIEEGAVALDVHVPGRVAPVIETLAPGDLLGWSWLFPPYEWHLGARTLSPVTARRCDAAAVLTRCEADPPFGYDLARAVGGVVGQRLKATRIRLLDLYGPHQGGAL; this is translated from the coding sequence ATGACGGAGCCGACGGGATTCCTGGCCGGACTGGATGCCGGGCACCGCACCCAACTGCTCTCCCTCGCCCGGGAGGTGCGCTACCCGTCCGGGACCCGCATCTTCGACGAGGGCGAACCCGCCGACGCCTTCTGGATCATCGAGGAGGGAGCGGTCGCGTTGGACGTGCACGTACCGGGCCGCGTCGCACCCGTCATCGAGACTCTGGCCCCCGGGGACCTGCTGGGCTGGTCATGGCTGTTCCCGCCCTACGAGTGGCACCTGGGCGCCAGAACCCTCAGCCCGGTGACCGCACGGCGCTGTGACGCGGCCGCCGTCCTGACCCGGTGCGAGGCGGACCCACCCTTCGGCTACGACCTCGCCCGTGCCGTGGGCGGCGTCGTCGGACAGCGGTTGAAGGCCACCCGGATCCGGCTGCTCGACCTGTACGGCCCGCACCAGGGAGGAGCGCTGTGA
- a CDS encoding FAD/NAD(P)-binding protein — MSRLPLPYTVTKREEETADTVSLTLEPVAEPLPPFTPGQFAMVYGFPRGEVPLSVSGTTVTGRGLVHTVRAVGAVTRALHALRAGQQVGVRGPFGTGWDLPAARGHDVLVVAGGLGLAPLRPLIQRVLADAPQHGSVSVLIGARTPADLLYREQSREWGRTARVAVTVDRPAPDWTGEVGVVTDLLDRTPRRPGRTTAFLCGPEVMMRATARELVQRGIPAARVRLSLERTMRCGTGHCGQCQLGPLLLCRDGPVIGWDRAAPLLSVREL; from the coding sequence GTGAGCCGGCTCCCCCTTCCCTACACGGTCACCAAACGTGAGGAGGAGACGGCGGACACCGTCAGCCTCACCCTGGAACCCGTGGCCGAGCCGCTGCCCCCCTTCACACCGGGCCAGTTCGCCATGGTCTACGGCTTTCCGCGCGGTGAGGTGCCGTTGTCCGTCAGCGGCACCACCGTCACCGGGCGCGGCCTGGTCCACACCGTGCGCGCCGTCGGCGCGGTCACCCGGGCCTTGCACGCCCTGCGGGCCGGCCAGCAGGTCGGGGTGCGCGGCCCCTTCGGCACCGGCTGGGACCTGCCGGCGGCGCGTGGCCACGATGTTCTGGTCGTGGCCGGCGGGCTGGGCCTGGCACCGCTGCGCCCGCTGATCCAGCGGGTACTCGCCGACGCGCCGCAGCACGGCAGTGTGAGTGTACTGATCGGTGCCCGCACCCCCGCCGACCTGCTGTACCGGGAGCAGAGCCGGGAGTGGGGCCGTACGGCGCGGGTGGCGGTCACCGTCGACCGCCCCGCGCCGGACTGGACAGGGGAGGTCGGCGTGGTCACCGATCTGCTCGATCGCACACCCCGCCGTCCGGGGCGCACCACGGCCTTCCTGTGCGGCCCCGAGGTCATGATGCGCGCCACCGCCCGCGAACTGGTCCAGCGCGGCATTCCGGCCGCGCGGGTGCGGCTGTCCCTGGAACGCACCATGCGCTGTGGCACCGGCCACTGCGGGCAGTGCCAGCTCGGCCCCCTGCTGCTGTGCCGGGACGGACCGGTCATCGGCTGGGACCGTGCCGCACCGCTGCTCTCCGTCAGGGAACTGTGA
- a CDS encoding NADH-quinone oxidoreductase subunit B family protein: protein MSGERRPTMAVWKFASCDGCQLTLLDCEDELLPLAGQLDIRYFLEATSAAGPGPYDLSLVEGSVTTPQDAERIQHIRSVSRHLVTIGACATAGGIQALRDFADVEEYLSIVYAQPAYIDTLAHSTAISRNVPVDFELRGCPIDRGQLIEVITAFLSGRRPHIPDHSVCFACKRRGIVCLPVANGTPCLGPVTHAGCGALCPAYGRGCYGCFGPSASVNMPAFIPLLHRDGMSDTDVTRVLRTFNATAPEFADASGAPPAPAQPEAPDPPEES, encoded by the coding sequence ATGAGCGGCGAGCGGCGACCCACCATGGCCGTGTGGAAATTCGCCTCCTGCGACGGCTGTCAGCTGACACTGCTGGACTGCGAGGACGAACTGCTGCCACTGGCCGGACAACTGGACATCCGCTACTTCCTGGAGGCAACCAGCGCCGCCGGCCCCGGACCGTACGACCTGTCCCTCGTCGAAGGATCCGTGACCACCCCCCAGGACGCCGAGCGGATCCAGCACATCAGAAGCGTCTCCCGTCATCTGGTCACCATCGGCGCCTGCGCCACCGCCGGCGGCATCCAGGCACTGCGCGACTTCGCCGATGTGGAGGAGTACCTCTCCATCGTCTACGCACAACCCGCATACATCGACACCCTCGCCCACTCCACGGCCATCTCCCGCAACGTCCCCGTCGACTTCGAACTGCGCGGCTGTCCCATCGACCGCGGCCAGCTGATCGAGGTCATCACCGCCTTCCTCAGCGGGCGCCGCCCCCACATCCCCGACCACAGCGTGTGCTTCGCCTGCAAACGGCGCGGTATCGTCTGCCTGCCCGTCGCCAACGGCACGCCCTGCCTGGGGCCCGTCACCCATGCCGGGTGCGGCGCCCTGTGCCCCGCCTACGGCCGGGGCTGCTACGGCTGCTTCGGCCCTTCGGCCTCGGTGAACATGCCCGCGTTCATCCCGCTGCTGCACCGCGACGGGATGTCCGACACCGATGTGACACGCGTCCTGCGCACCTTCAACGCCACCGCACCGGAGTTCGCCGATGCCTCCGGCGCACCGCCCGCGCCCGCGCAGCCGGAAGCCCCCGACCCGCCGGAGGAGTCATGA
- a CDS encoding Ni/Fe hydrogenase subunit alpha — MTHRGSRVLHVGALSRVEGEGELRLRVDGARITEARLRIYEPPRFFEAFLRGRAHTEPPDITARVCGICPVAYQMSSCQAIEDVCGVAVTGQLAALRRLLYCGEWIESQTLHIHLLHAPDFLGHSGAIEMARHHRPHVERGLRIKQAGNAIVELLGGRAIHPINVKLGGFHRVPTRTELGPLAERLRRAREDAWHTVEWVAGFDFPDAGADEEFLALAQPGTYAMDSGIPTAMAAPSSAGLSPESSRALPTRAFPVRDFERHVAEYQVPGSTALYSSLDGKRHLTGPLARYAISGRWLSTVAREAAHAAGLGDPRHGTVCRNPFRSILVRAVEVVHALEEALRLVTDYSAPAVPSLPVPPRAGTGYGATEAPRGLLYHRYVLDAQGTITDAALIPPTAQNQSAIEEHLRHVAQSFLDRHPDPDDEQLRLLCERAIRNHDPCISCSAHFLDLTVERH, encoded by the coding sequence ATGACACACCGCGGATCCAGGGTCCTCCACGTCGGGGCGCTCTCCCGGGTGGAGGGCGAGGGCGAACTGCGGCTGCGGGTCGATGGCGCACGGATCACCGAAGCCAGGCTGCGGATCTACGAACCTCCGCGATTCTTCGAGGCATTCCTGCGCGGCCGCGCCCACACCGAACCACCCGACATCACCGCGCGGGTCTGCGGAATCTGCCCCGTCGCCTACCAGATGAGCTCCTGCCAGGCCATCGAGGACGTCTGCGGGGTCGCCGTCACCGGGCAACTCGCCGCGCTGCGCCGCTTGCTGTACTGCGGCGAATGGATCGAGAGCCAGACCCTGCACATCCATCTCCTGCACGCCCCGGACTTCCTCGGCCACAGCGGCGCGATCGAGATGGCCCGTCACCACCGCCCGCACGTCGAGCGCGGTCTGCGCATCAAGCAGGCCGGAAACGCCATCGTGGAACTACTGGGGGGCAGGGCCATCCACCCGATCAACGTCAAACTGGGAGGCTTTCACCGCGTTCCGACCCGTACGGAACTGGGACCACTGGCCGAACGACTGCGCCGGGCCCGCGAAGACGCCTGGCACACCGTCGAGTGGGTCGCCGGCTTCGACTTTCCCGACGCGGGCGCCGATGAGGAGTTCCTCGCTCTCGCACAACCGGGCACCTACGCCATGGACTCCGGAATCCCCACCGCCATGGCCGCCCCCTCCAGCGCCGGGCTGTCACCGGAGAGCTCACGCGCCCTGCCCACCAGAGCCTTTCCGGTACGCGACTTCGAACGGCATGTGGCGGAGTACCAGGTGCCCGGTTCCACCGCCCTGTACTCGTCGCTGGACGGAAAACGGCATCTGACCGGCCCCCTCGCCCGCTACGCCATCAGCGGACGCTGGCTCTCCACCGTCGCCCGGGAAGCCGCCCACGCCGCCGGTCTGGGCGACCCCCGGCACGGGACGGTGTGCCGCAACCCCTTCCGCAGCATCCTCGTCCGCGCCGTCGAAGTCGTCCACGCGCTGGAGGAGGCACTGCGCCTGGTCACCGACTACTCGGCGCCCGCCGTACCGTCGCTGCCGGTGCCGCCTCGCGCCGGCACCGGATACGGCGCCACCGAGGCACCGCGCGGTCTTCTCTACCACCGGTATGTTCTGGACGCGCAGGGCACGATCACGGACGCCGCCCTGATCCCGCCCACCGCGCAGAACCAGAGCGCCATCGAAGAGCACCTGCGGCACGTCGCGCAGTCCTTCCTCGACCGGCATCCGGATCCGGACGACGAGCAGTTGCGCCTGCTGTGCGAACGCGCGATCCGCAACCACGATCCGTGTATCTCCTGCTCCGCACATTTCCTCGATCTCACCGTCGAACGCCACTGA
- the hypD gene encoding hydrogenase formation protein HypD: MRHLDEYRDPLLARALLEETAAVATRPWRLMEVCGGQTHTLVRQGIDELLPAGMRMIHGPGCPVCVTPLEVLDRALAIAARPGTVLTSFGDILRVPGTQGDLLTQRARGADVRVVYSPMDAVEIARREPEREVVFLAVGFETTAPANAMAVLHAEHLGLDNFSMLVSHVLVPPAMTTLLESPDCEVQAFLAAGHVCAVMGWTAYEPIAARYKVPIVITGFEPLDLLEGILMAVRQLERGRAEVENQYARAVRRTGNTDAQNAVRRVFEITDQVWRGLGPLPNSGLRLAGDFARYDAALRHEVGTLRTIEHPDCIAGAVLTGSRLPTHCPAYGSSCTPRTPLGAPMVSAEGTCAAFHAAGRQALATNPGSPA, encoded by the coding sequence ATGCGCCATCTCGACGAGTACCGCGACCCGCTGCTGGCCCGTGCCCTGCTGGAGGAGACGGCCGCCGTCGCCACCCGGCCCTGGCGGCTCATGGAGGTGTGCGGCGGCCAGACCCACACCCTGGTCCGGCAGGGCATCGACGAACTGCTGCCGGCCGGCATGCGGATGATCCACGGGCCGGGATGCCCGGTCTGCGTGACACCGCTGGAAGTCCTCGACCGAGCCCTGGCCATCGCCGCCCGCCCCGGCACCGTCCTCACCAGCTTCGGCGACATACTGCGGGTACCCGGCACCCAGGGGGACCTCCTCACCCAGCGGGCACGCGGCGCCGATGTGCGCGTCGTCTACTCACCGATGGACGCCGTGGAGATCGCCCGCCGGGAACCGGAGCGCGAGGTGGTCTTCCTGGCGGTCGGATTCGAGACGACCGCACCCGCGAACGCCATGGCCGTCCTGCACGCCGAACACCTGGGCCTGGACAACTTCAGCATGCTCGTCAGCCACGTCCTGGTCCCACCCGCCATGACCACGCTGCTCGAATCGCCCGATTGCGAAGTCCAGGCGTTCCTCGCCGCCGGCCATGTCTGCGCGGTCATGGGCTGGACCGCGTACGAGCCGATCGCCGCGCGGTACAAGGTGCCCATCGTCATCACCGGCTTCGAACCGCTTGACCTGCTGGAAGGGATCCTGATGGCCGTGCGGCAACTGGAGCGGGGCCGCGCCGAGGTGGAGAACCAGTACGCCCGCGCGGTACGCCGCACAGGGAACACCGACGCCCAGAACGCCGTACGGCGCGTGTTCGAGATCACCGACCAGGTCTGGCGAGGTCTCGGTCCACTCCCCAACAGCGGGCTGCGGCTCGCCGGCGACTTCGCGCGCTACGACGCGGCCCTGCGCCACGAGGTGGGCACGCTGCGCACCATCGAACACCCCGACTGCATCGCGGGCGCCGTCCTCACCGGATCCAGACTGCCCACGCACTGCCCCGCCTACGGCAGCAGCTGCACCCCTCGTACACCACTGGGCGCCCCCATGGTGTCCGCCGAGGGAACCTGCGCCGCATTCCACGCCGCGGGCCGCCAGGCCCTGGCCACGAACCCCGGGAGCCCGGCATGA
- the hypE gene encoding hydrogenase expression/formation protein HypE yields the protein MNEQMAAPLNTRAPQCPVPRPDLEQVLLGHGAGGRLTAELLDSVVLPALAGEELRGPLEDAADIPGEDGLVITTDGFVVSPLFFPGGDIGSLAVHGTVNDLAMRGAEPIALTVAVVIEEGMELDELRAVLTSLGTAARAAGLPVLAGDTKVVQRGHADKVFITTTGLGRRIPGLRPSAAGARDGDTVLLSGPIGAHGTAVLSTREQLGFTADIVSDSRPLHRLVRALAPLGEAVHTLRDPTRGGLAAALNEIALDSGVQITLDETALPIPGQVAAACGILGLDPLHVANEGCLVAFVPHERAQDALRLMRSRPEGVSAVSIGQVNGTRPGRVVIRTAIGGERTVDMPLGEQLPRIC from the coding sequence ATGAACGAGCAGATGGCCGCACCCCTGAACACGCGGGCCCCGCAATGCCCCGTGCCCCGGCCGGACCTGGAGCAGGTGCTCCTGGGGCACGGTGCCGGCGGACGCCTCACCGCCGAACTCCTGGACTCCGTCGTGCTGCCCGCCCTCGCGGGCGAGGAACTGCGCGGCCCCCTGGAGGACGCCGCCGACATCCCCGGGGAGGACGGCCTGGTCATCACCACCGATGGTTTCGTCGTCAGCCCGCTCTTCTTTCCCGGGGGCGACATCGGGTCCCTCGCCGTACACGGCACCGTGAACGATCTGGCCATGCGCGGAGCCGAGCCGATCGCCCTCACCGTCGCCGTGGTGATCGAGGAAGGCATGGAACTGGACGAGCTGCGGGCCGTGCTGACCTCACTGGGAACCGCGGCCCGAGCGGCCGGGCTCCCGGTACTGGCCGGGGACACCAAGGTCGTCCAACGGGGCCATGCCGACAAGGTGTTCATCACCACCACCGGACTCGGCCGCCGCATCCCCGGGCTGCGGCCCTCGGCCGCCGGTGCCCGCGACGGCGACACCGTACTGCTCAGCGGCCCCATCGGAGCCCACGGAACAGCCGTCCTCAGCACCCGCGAGCAACTCGGCTTCACCGCGGACATCGTCTCCGACTCCCGTCCCTTGCACCGACTGGTCCGCGCCCTGGCGCCGCTGGGCGAAGCCGTCCACACCCTCCGCGACCCCACCCGGGGCGGCCTGGCAGCCGCTCTCAACGAGATCGCCCTCGACTCCGGCGTCCAGATCACCCTCGACGAAACGGCCCTTCCCATCCCCGGCCAGGTCGCGGCGGCCTGCGGGATCCTCGGCCTGGACCCCCTGCACGTCGCCAACGAGGGCTGCCTCGTCGCCTTCGTCCCCCATGAGCGGGCGCAGGACGCACTCCGGCTCATGCGATCCCGCCCCGAGGGTGTGAGTGCCGTGAGCATCGGCCAGGTGAACGGGACACGTCCCGGCCGAGTGGTGATCCGCACGGCCATCGGCGGTGAACGCACCGTCGACATGCCTCTGGGCGAACAACTGCCCCGTATCTGCTGA
- a CDS encoding TetR/AcrR family transcriptional regulator, which translates to MSGTRREVPNDPGRRERILDAALDVIAENGVHRTTHRRIATRAGVPLGSLTYYFDGIDDLLAQAFARLADTMSRFYRRTVQRARTLAEAEAAVVELICGPGYATKRDMTLIFEMYAYANHNAAVAATTRAWAHRSRESLALHFTPGASRALDALIEGWPMHRAFDDAPLDRELVAATVHAIVAAAQDESGEPRS; encoded by the coding sequence GTGAGCGGCACACGACGCGAGGTTCCGAACGATCCCGGGCGCAGGGAACGCATCCTGGACGCCGCCCTCGATGTGATCGCCGAGAACGGGGTGCACCGGACGACACACCGCAGGATCGCGACGCGGGCCGGAGTCCCGCTCGGCTCACTGACGTACTACTTCGACGGCATCGACGACCTGCTGGCCCAGGCGTTCGCCCGGCTCGCCGACACCATGTCCCGGTTCTACCGGCGGACCGTGCAGCGTGCCCGGACACTCGCCGAGGCCGAGGCCGCCGTCGTCGAGCTCATCTGCGGTCCGGGCTATGCCACGAAACGCGACATGACCCTCATCTTCGAGATGTACGCCTACGCGAACCACAACGCCGCGGTGGCCGCCACGACCCGTGCCTGGGCCCACCGCAGTCGGGAGAGTCTGGCTCTGCACTTCACGCCGGGGGCGTCACGCGCACTCGACGCGCTGATCGAGGGCTGGCCCATGCACCGTGCCTTCGACGACGCCCCGCTCGACAGGGAACTCGTCGCCGCCACCGTGCACGCGATCGTCGCCGCCGCTCAGGACGAGTCCGGCGAGCCGCGCTCCTGA
- a CDS encoding MFS transporter: MTVDLAVRRTAVFALFFLPGLTIASWVTRTPDVRDLVGASTAQMGLILFGLSVGSMVGILCSGPLVARWGARPVIVVGTVAVAAGAAVTGIGAAAGAGPVVALGLALFGFGMGGGEVALNVEGAEVERLLGRSTMPAMHGFFSLGTVVGALAGMLLTAISFPVLAHLTIVAALVVAVLALVIRNIPSNVGRRADAGATATRARRPQVWKDTRLLLIGCVILALAMAEGTANDWLPLVMVDGHGLDAALGSAVYAAFAAAMTAGRFIGGRFVDRYGRAAVLCASALVGAIGLALVIFVDHQAVAASAAILWGLGASLGFPVALSAAGDSGEDSAARVALAATVGYVAFLVGPPALGFLGEHYGLRNALILVLVLVVAAAFATPAARSAAEPRPKEPTGV, encoded by the coding sequence GTGACCGTCGACCTCGCGGTGCGCCGTACCGCTGTGTTCGCCCTCTTCTTCCTGCCCGGCCTCACCATCGCCTCCTGGGTGACGCGCACCCCCGACGTACGCGACCTGGTCGGCGCCTCGACCGCGCAGATGGGCCTGATCCTGTTCGGGCTCTCGGTCGGCTCCATGGTCGGCATTCTGTGCTCGGGGCCGCTCGTGGCCCGCTGGGGCGCCCGCCCCGTGATCGTGGTCGGGACGGTCGCGGTGGCGGCGGGCGCGGCCGTCACAGGCATCGGTGCGGCGGCCGGTGCCGGCCCCGTCGTGGCCCTGGGCCTCGCCCTCTTCGGCTTCGGCATGGGCGGCGGCGAAGTCGCCCTGAACGTCGAGGGCGCGGAGGTCGAACGCCTCCTGGGGCGCTCCACCATGCCGGCGATGCACGGGTTCTTCAGCCTGGGCACCGTCGTCGGGGCGCTGGCCGGCATGCTCCTGACCGCCATCTCCTTCCCCGTCCTCGCGCACCTGACGATCGTCGCCGCCCTGGTCGTCGCCGTGCTCGCCCTCGTGATCCGCAACATCCCCTCCAACGTGGGGCGCCGGGCCGACGCCGGCGCCACGGCCACCCGGGCACGACGCCCTCAGGTGTGGAAGGACACGAGGCTGCTGCTCATCGGCTGCGTCATCCTCGCGCTCGCCATGGCAGAGGGGACGGCGAACGACTGGCTGCCGCTGGTCATGGTCGACGGCCACGGCCTCGACGCCGCCCTCGGATCGGCCGTCTACGCCGCTTTCGCGGCGGCGATGACTGCCGGACGCTTCATCGGCGGCCGGTTCGTCGACCGCTACGGACGGGCGGCCGTCCTGTGCGCCAGCGCCCTCGTCGGAGCGATCGGCCTGGCCCTGGTGATCTTCGTCGACCACCAAGCGGTAGCCGCGTCCGCCGCGATCCTGTGGGGACTGGGCGCCTCACTCGGCTTCCCCGTCGCACTCTCCGCGGCGGGCGACTCCGGCGAGGACTCCGCCGCCCGCGTCGCACTCGCCGCCACCGTCGGCTACGTCGCGTTCCTCGTCGGACCACCCGCACTCGGCTTCCTCGGCGAGCACTACGGACTGCGCAACGCCCTCATCCTCGTCCTCGTCCTGGTCGTGGCCGCCGCCTTCGCCACACCCGCCGCCCGCTCCGCGGCAGAACCGCGTCCCAAGGAGCCGACGGGCGTGTGA
- a CDS encoding pyridoxamine 5'-phosphate oxidase family protein has translation MTTEVPAHGAQEDDFWQERRICFLTTHRPDGSPHLVPVGVTFDPDAGIARVISSANSTKVRNVRAAAPEARVAVSQVDGRRWCTLEGTALVKDDRDSVAEAERRYAQRYRAPRPNPERVVIEITVTRAMGTVRPAGW, from the coding sequence ATGACGACCGAGGTACCCGCGCACGGTGCGCAAGAAGACGACTTCTGGCAGGAACGGCGGATCTGCTTCCTGACAACCCACCGCCCGGACGGCAGCCCGCACCTGGTCCCCGTGGGTGTCACCTTCGATCCCGACGCGGGTATCGCACGCGTCATCAGCAGCGCGAACAGCACAAAGGTCCGCAACGTCCGGGCAGCCGCCCCCGAAGCACGGGTCGCCGTCAGCCAGGTCGACGGACGCCGCTGGTGCACCCTCGAAGGCACCGCGCTCGTCAAGGACGACCGGGACTCCGTCGCCGAGGCCGAACGACGCTACGCCCAGCGCTACCGGGCCCCTCGGCCCAACCCCGAGCGCGTGGTCATCGAGATCACCGTCACGCGGGCGATGGGCACGGTGCGACCGGCGGGCTGGTGA
- a CDS encoding winged helix-turn-helix transcriptional regulator — protein sequence MTRGRARDTDVCGVTAAVAVIDGKWKTTLLWVLESGPQRPGELRRRLPEISEKVLTQALREMESDELVHREVYDELPRKTVYSLTAHGRELADALAPLGDWGYRRLARLAEARTAS from the coding sequence ATGACACGCGGGCGTGCCCGGGACACGGATGTCTGCGGGGTGACGGCGGCCGTCGCCGTGATCGACGGCAAGTGGAAGACCACCCTGCTGTGGGTCCTGGAGTCCGGCCCTCAACGTCCCGGCGAGCTGCGCCGGCGCCTACCGGAGATCAGCGAGAAGGTCCTGACCCAGGCGCTCCGGGAGATGGAGAGCGATGAGCTGGTGCACCGGGAGGTGTACGACGAGCTGCCGCGGAAGACGGTCTACTCCCTGACCGCCCACGGCCGCGAACTCGCCGACGCGCTGGCGCCCCTCGGTGACTGGGGATACCGGCGACTGGCCCGGCTCGCCGAGGCCCGCACCGCTTCCTGA
- a CDS encoding NAD(P)-dependent oxidoreductase: MSSSTENHDQPTVTVLGLGPMGRALAGAFLEAGLRVTVWNRTAGRDRELVERGATAARTAEEAAAASGLTVVCVVNYDAADAILRRPAVTDTLKGRTVVNLTADTPGRARDTATWAADHGISYLDGAIMTPATTIGTPDAVFLYSGPEHLHHDSRPVLDALGGAHTHLGTEIGRAAAYDIALLDIFWTAMAGYAHALAVARAEGITAQELAPFAKGIAAILPPLFELDVEDIDNGNYTGDLNPITSTVSTMAHIIHTSEEHAIDASLMRAAEGLARRAVGRGHGTDGFLRVIEIMNPR, translated from the coding sequence ATGTCCTCATCCACCGAGAACCACGACCAGCCCACCGTCACCGTCCTCGGCCTCGGGCCGATGGGCCGCGCGCTGGCCGGTGCCTTCCTGGAAGCCGGCCTGCGTGTCACGGTCTGGAACCGTACCGCGGGCCGTGACCGGGAACTGGTCGAACGGGGCGCCACCGCTGCCCGGACGGCCGAGGAAGCGGCCGCAGCCAGCGGCCTGACCGTGGTGTGCGTGGTGAACTACGACGCGGCCGACGCCATCCTGCGCCGTCCGGCGGTCACCGACACCCTCAAGGGCCGCACGGTGGTGAACCTGACCGCCGACACTCCCGGCCGGGCCCGGGACACCGCCACCTGGGCAGCCGACCACGGCATCAGCTACCTGGACGGCGCGATCATGACACCGGCCACGACCATCGGAACACCGGACGCCGTCTTCCTCTACAGCGGCCCGGAGCATCTCCACCACGACTCCCGCCCGGTGCTGGACGCCCTGGGCGGCGCCCACACCCACCTCGGAACGGAGATCGGCCGGGCGGCGGCCTACGACATCGCGCTGCTCGACATCTTCTGGACGGCGATGGCCGGCTACGCCCACGCCCTGGCCGTGGCACGGGCGGAGGGAATCACCGCGCAGGAACTGGCCCCGTTCGCCAAGGGCATCGCCGCGATCCTGCCACCGCTGTTCGAGCTGGACGTGGAGGACATCGACAACGGGAACTACACCGGGGACCTCAACCCGATCACCTCGACCGTGTCGACCATGGCTCACATCATCCACACCTCAGAGGAGCACGCCATCGACGCGAGCCTGATGCGCGCCGCCGAGGGACTGGCCCGCCGCGCCGTCGGACGGGGGCACGGCACCGACGGATTCCTGCGCGTCATCGAGATCATGAATCCTCGCTGA